A stretch of Microbulbifer sp. SAOS-129_SWC DNA encodes these proteins:
- a CDS encoding RnfH family protein, with the protein MTKNETIAVEVVYALPHEQRLMRLLVKPGTTAQEALIRSGIPEEYPEVDPATAKLGIFGQALGTKGLAGAAEYVLQPGDRVEVYRPLIADPKEARKQRAAKAQRQAEQKS; encoded by the coding sequence ATGACGAAGAACGAGACAATCGCGGTGGAGGTGGTCTACGCACTGCCCCACGAGCAGCGCCTGATGCGCCTGCTGGTCAAGCCGGGTACCACGGCGCAGGAGGCACTGATCCGCTCGGGGATTCCGGAGGAGTATCCGGAGGTGGATCCGGCCACGGCCAAACTCGGTATTTTCGGCCAGGCGCTGGGAACCAAGGGGCTGGCGGGCGCGGCTGAGTATGTACTGCAGCCCGGTGACCGGGTGGAGGTGTATCGCCCGCTGATCGCCGATCCCAAGGAGGCGCGCAAGCAGCGCGCCGCCAAAGCCCAGCGACAGGCGGAGCAGAAATCGTAA
- a CDS encoding type II toxin-antitoxin system RatA family toxin — MTEIERSALVMFSAEQMFDLVNDVASYPQFLPGCRGAEILYSDDDTLEARLDLSRAGVRQSFVTRNRLERPRRMELTLVDGPFEQFRGEWLFTPLDEGACKVSFALAFHLKNRLVAAAAGKLFSDLANQMVGAMCARAEEVYGKAQ, encoded by the coding sequence ATGACTGAAATAGAACGCAGCGCCCTGGTGATGTTTAGTGCGGAGCAGATGTTCGATCTGGTCAACGACGTGGCCAGCTATCCGCAGTTTTTACCCGGCTGTCGCGGTGCGGAAATTTTGTACAGCGACGACGACACCCTGGAGGCACGCCTCGATCTGTCCCGCGCTGGCGTGCGCCAGAGTTTCGTCACCCGCAACCGGCTCGAGCGGCCGCGGCGTATGGAGCTGACCCTGGTGGATGGCCCCTTCGAGCAGTTCCGCGGTGAGTGGCTGTTCACTCCACTGGACGAGGGCGCCTGCAAGGTGAGTTTCGCCCTGGCGTTTCACCTGAAGAACCGCCTGGTGGCCGCCGCCGCAGGCAAACTGTTCAGCGATCTGGCCAATCAGATGGTGGGTGCCATGTGCGCGCGCGCCGAGGAAGTTTACGGAAAGGCACAATGA
- a CDS encoding sodium-dependent transporter, producing the protein MAAAREHFGSRLGFILAAAGSAVGIGNLVSFPVAATKSGGGAFLVVYAMFVIFVCLPVMMAELALGRKSDKDPVGAYRQMSGGSRLWRIPGWLALITPFMIAVFYLVVTVWVLGYLVETLMGNLDALTTADYFGNFINSPMVFVYLAILMVMINGILALGVKDGIERAAKTLMPMLFVMLVALVIFVLTLDNAGLGVRYYLIPDFSKIDAAVVSKAMAQAFFSLSLGMGIMITYGSYMKKHDSIPGSARAVAVTDTLVAFIAGLLILPSIFHFNPNIDPSELSDSSAGMIFLFLPKIFLALQSSIGYFGASAFAALFFFLVLVAALTSLVSIIEVPLATLRDERGMERKKAIYLVGAVQFVLAVGCAVSFGMVQWFTQTAQIAGQDKSFFDLIELVFYDTILPLNGLLICLFAIYKWKRVNLDQELQDGDPKFAGSFSQKYVNFSLGTFIPLILFLVFVNTVALKFFGFNLLDLI; encoded by the coding sequence ATGGCCGCAGCGAGAGAACATTTTGGATCACGCCTAGGGTTTATCCTGGCCGCCGCCGGGTCTGCCGTCGGCATCGGCAATCTGGTGTCATTTCCGGTCGCCGCGACCAAGAGCGGCGGTGGCGCCTTCCTGGTGGTGTACGCCATGTTCGTGATCTTTGTGTGCCTGCCGGTGATGATGGCCGAGCTGGCGCTGGGCCGCAAATCCGACAAGGACCCGGTGGGCGCCTACCGGCAGATGTCCGGCGGTTCGCGCCTGTGGCGGATTCCCGGCTGGCTCGCGCTGATTACCCCCTTCATGATCGCTGTCTTCTACCTGGTCGTCACCGTGTGGGTACTGGGCTACCTGGTGGAAACCCTGATGGGTAACCTGGACGCGCTGACCACCGCCGACTACTTCGGCAACTTCATCAACTCGCCGATGGTATTCGTCTACCTGGCCATCCTGATGGTGATGATCAACGGTATTCTCGCCCTCGGGGTCAAAGACGGCATCGAGCGCGCTGCCAAGACCCTGATGCCGATGCTGTTTGTGATGCTGGTGGCACTGGTGATCTTCGTCCTCACGCTCGATAACGCCGGCCTGGGTGTGCGCTACTACCTGATCCCGGACTTCAGCAAGATCGACGCCGCCGTGGTCAGCAAGGCCATGGCGCAGGCCTTCTTCTCGCTGTCGCTGGGCATGGGGATCATGATCACCTACGGTTCCTATATGAAGAAGCACGACTCGATCCCCGGTTCCGCCCGCGCCGTCGCCGTGACCGATACCCTGGTGGCGTTTATCGCCGGTCTGCTGATCCTGCCGAGCATCTTCCACTTCAACCCGAATATCGACCCCTCGGAGCTGAGTGACTCCTCCGCCGGCATGATCTTCCTGTTCCTGCCGAAGATCTTCCTCGCCCTGCAGAGTAGCATCGGCTATTTCGGGGCCAGCGCCTTCGCCGCACTGTTCTTTTTCCTGGTGCTGGTCGCCGCGCTGACCTCGCTGGTGTCGATTATCGAGGTGCCGCTCGCCACCCTGCGCGACGAGCGCGGTATGGAGCGCAAGAAGGCCATTTACCTGGTGGGCGCCGTGCAGTTTGTACTGGCGGTCGGCTGCGCCGTATCATTCGGCATGGTGCAGTGGTTTACCCAAACCGCACAGATTGCCGGCCAGGACAAATCCTTCTTCGACCTGATCGAACTGGTCTTCTACGATACTATTTTGCCGCTGAACGGCCTGCTGATCTGCCTGTTCGCGATCTACAAGTGGAAGCGTGTCAACCTCGACCAGGAACTGCAGGATGGCGACCCCAAGTTCGCCGGCTCGTTTTCCCAGAAATATGTCAATTTCTCCCTGGGCACCTTTATTCCGTTGATCCTGTTCCTGGTCTTCGTCAATACGGTGGCCCTGAAATTCTTCGGATTTAACCTGTTAGACCTTATTTAA
- the smpB gene encoding SsrA-binding protein SmpB yields MAKKKKAQTSNTIALNKKARHDYFIEEKFEAGLELQGWEVKSCREGKAQLTDSYVIFKNGEAWLLGARIQPLPSASTHFVTEPDRTRRLLLNKRELSKLIAAVEQKGHTVVATALYWKKHLIKCEIALAKGKAMHDKRDTEKARDWNREKQRLMRTDHR; encoded by the coding sequence ATGGCCAAAAAGAAAAAGGCACAAACTTCCAACACCATCGCCCTCAACAAGAAGGCCCGCCACGACTACTTCATCGAGGAGAAGTTCGAGGCCGGCCTGGAGCTGCAGGGCTGGGAAGTAAAGAGCTGCCGCGAGGGCAAGGCGCAGCTCACCGACAGTTACGTGATCTTCAAGAATGGCGAGGCCTGGCTGCTGGGTGCGCGCATCCAGCCGCTGCCCAGCGCCTCGACCCACTTCGTCACCGAACCGGATCGCACCCGCCGGCTACTGCTCAACAAGCGTGAGCTGTCCAAACTGATCGCCGCGGTAGAGCAGAAAGGCCACACGGTTGTGGCCACCGCGCTCTACTGGAAAAAACACCTGATCAAGTGCGAGATCGCGCTGGCCAAGGGTAAGGCCATGCACGACAAGCGCGATACAGAGAAAGCGCGCGACTGGAACCGCGAGAAACAGCGCCTGATGCGCACCGATCACCGCTAG
- a CDS encoding sodium-dependent transporter, translating into MSAPRGKFSSNFGFLMAAAGSAVGLGNIWGFPTKAAGNGGAAFVVVYLVLAFLLAYPALMAELTIGRHARSNMVQALRGIATGPISRFVGTVAGLGGILVASLILSFYAIVAGWMVAYLAEPFASLVGANHVADWLTGDSAARNLTMTAIFSGFTMLIIASGVEKGIERWSTVLMPALIILLLLLIVYVLTQDGAMEGLQVYLMPDFSQFTPELLISAMGQAFFSLSLGVGTMLIYGSYLSRQESLPRLGALVTLIDVGIAFTAGLLIIPAMYVAQNAGTQIFSDSGELIAGPGLILQVLPALFDTMGTTGLFVAIAFFALMVIASLTSSISMLEVPVAFSIENLGMKRKPATLLMGLIIFGLSNMIIFNVYNSDDPLTMIASISTEYGQPLLGVVLCVFAGWILRRNQLLEELKQGHEHIEQTLFWKVWPWYVRIVCPLLILVAFAVSQGLIG; encoded by the coding sequence ATGAGTGCACCGCGAGGAAAATTCAGCTCCAACTTCGGCTTCCTGATGGCCGCGGCGGGTTCCGCCGTGGGCCTCGGCAATATCTGGGGCTTTCCCACCAAGGCCGCCGGCAACGGCGGCGCCGCCTTCGTGGTGGTTTACCTGGTGCTGGCCTTTCTGCTCGCCTACCCGGCGCTGATGGCCGAACTGACCATCGGCCGCCATGCCCGCAGCAATATGGTCCAGGCCCTGCGCGGCATCGCCACGGGGCCCATCAGCCGGTTTGTCGGCACTGTCGCCGGCCTCGGCGGTATCCTCGTGGCGTCGCTGATCCTCAGCTTTTACGCCATCGTCGCCGGCTGGATGGTGGCCTACCTGGCCGAGCCATTTGCCTCGCTGGTTGGCGCCAACCATGTTGCCGACTGGCTCACCGGCGACAGCGCCGCGCGCAACCTGACCATGACCGCTATCTTCAGCGGGTTCACCATGCTGATCATTGCCAGCGGCGTGGAGAAGGGTATCGAGCGCTGGTCCACCGTACTGATGCCGGCTCTAATCATCCTGCTGTTGCTGCTGATCGTGTATGTGCTGACCCAGGACGGCGCCATGGAGGGCCTCCAGGTTTACCTGATGCCCGACTTCAGCCAGTTCACGCCGGAACTGCTGATTTCCGCCATGGGCCAGGCGTTTTTCTCGCTCTCGCTCGGCGTCGGCACCATGCTGATCTACGGCTCCTACCTCAGCCGCCAGGAGAGCCTGCCGCGTCTCGGCGCGCTGGTCACCCTGATCGACGTGGGCATCGCCTTCACCGCCGGCCTGCTGATCATCCCGGCCATGTATGTGGCCCAGAACGCGGGTACACAGATCTTCTCCGACAGCGGTGAACTGATCGCCGGCCCCGGTCTGATTCTGCAGGTACTGCCGGCCCTGTTCGACACCATGGGCACCACTGGCCTGTTCGTCGCCATCGCCTTCTTTGCCCTGATGGTGATCGCCTCGCTCACCTCCTCCATCTCCATGCTGGAGGTGCCGGTGGCCTTCTCGATCGAGAACCTGGGCATGAAGCGCAAGCCGGCCACATTGCTGATGGGGCTGATCATCTTCGGGCTCAGCAACATGATCATCTTCAACGTCTACAACTCTGACGACCCGCTCACGATGATTGCCAGCATCAGCACCGAGTACGGCCAACCGCTGCTGGGTGTCGTACTGTGTGTCTTTGCCGGCTGGATCCTGCGCAGGAACCAGCTGCTGGAGGAGCTGAAGCAGGGCCACGAACATATCGAGCAGACCCTGTTCTGGAAGGTCTGGCCCTGGTATGTACGCATCGTCTGCCCGCTGCTGATCCTGGTCGCCTTTGCCGTCTCCCAGGGGCTGATCGGCTAG
- a CDS encoding fatty acid cis/trans isomerase, translating into MTTHKSRNFFLYLALISFSLIAIVTSRNSNAEEISFTTQVKPILDTKCVSCHACYDSPAQLDLTSTKGIARGAIKFDPYVPRLKPTDSTILWASPKSTEEWRKMGFFSVTEGGGNSIMAKMLRLGHDNPVESNARFPTGIDIDSLTRRNVMPNEAEIDNYVKARPLEGMPLAVTALSSEEYRVLMEWLKQGAPLENVTPQPTTAAIAKIAEWEEYLNGADNRSQLVARYIYEHANSFSVRFDDSGTFYQLIRSTTPSGKSPVPVAAKMPNDPVDGKFYYRLQPIVRTRCAKLHQLLLDASGDKLSRYKAIFNETSWDVKTLPGYSVSERWDPLNVFASIPAKARWKYLLEDIWLHRASIVWGPSCRGQLTVGSVRDQEWDFFEDPETSLYVNDAEYRAELAPYLAPPASPEDIVSFLNWLREFAEKRREVLDRAAARLAEGHQARITDIWAGEKPGDTPMISIFRNGDNAFVSKRGAAVGDFPKTSWVLDLPLLELMLYNGAVVNFDLFGDVGSWLALREGFGLLRRTAESNFLRFLPADQRQEIYDSWYGGKLTELRRARLLDFGPDTTVPTAIKFKTDDPKTEFQKMLLEHVRFTEKADPINRSVTGDSPGHLIETLRSITNASKQQPDWRKFKTLLPEATLLLIEAPGKDPRVYTMSLNRDFLTKGAATSLLQEENPSKATVTIYPGIQTAYPNFSFRIAESELDDFAKALIAAETADDLESIVKRWGVRRSSPVFWHVMQSFTDYVRRIDPLKAATFDINRYKNL; encoded by the coding sequence ATGACTACTCATAAATCCAGGAATTTTTTCCTATATTTGGCATTGATATCTTTTTCCTTGATCGCGATTGTTACTTCCAGAAATTCCAATGCAGAAGAAATTTCATTCACCACTCAAGTAAAGCCAATTCTTGATACAAAATGCGTTTCCTGCCATGCATGCTACGACTCTCCTGCTCAGCTGGATCTTACTAGCACCAAAGGAATTGCGCGTGGAGCGATAAAGTTCGACCCCTACGTACCTCGACTTAAACCGACCGATTCAACGATCTTGTGGGCCAGCCCAAAATCCACGGAAGAGTGGCGTAAGATGGGTTTCTTCTCCGTTACCGAAGGCGGCGGAAACTCGATAATGGCAAAAATGCTCAGGCTCGGCCACGACAACCCAGTCGAATCCAATGCGCGTTTCCCAACGGGGATCGACATCGACTCGCTCACACGGCGGAATGTGATGCCGAACGAAGCGGAAATCGATAACTATGTAAAAGCGCGGCCGCTTGAGGGGATGCCACTGGCAGTGACAGCGCTTTCCAGTGAGGAATACCGGGTTTTGATGGAATGGCTTAAACAAGGTGCTCCGCTCGAAAATGTCACACCGCAGCCAACCACTGCAGCAATCGCGAAAATTGCTGAATGGGAGGAATATCTCAACGGCGCAGATAACCGTTCCCAGTTGGTTGCTCGGTACATCTACGAGCACGCAAATTCATTTAGCGTAAGATTCGACGACAGCGGCACCTTCTACCAGCTAATTCGCTCTACGACCCCCAGTGGTAAGTCGCCTGTTCCAGTCGCGGCGAAAATGCCGAACGACCCGGTCGATGGCAAGTTCTACTACCGCCTTCAGCCGATTGTGCGCACCCGCTGCGCAAAGCTGCATCAGCTCCTGCTGGACGCAAGCGGTGACAAACTCTCCCGATACAAGGCAATCTTCAATGAGACCAGCTGGGACGTGAAAACCTTACCCGGCTACTCTGTCAGCGAGCGCTGGGACCCGCTCAACGTGTTTGCATCGATCCCGGCAAAAGCCCGCTGGAAATACCTGCTGGAGGATATCTGGCTACACCGGGCCAGTATCGTCTGGGGACCTTCTTGCCGGGGGCAACTGACTGTCGGCTCAGTGCGGGACCAAGAATGGGATTTTTTTGAAGATCCGGAAACATCGCTCTATGTAAACGATGCCGAATATCGCGCTGAACTAGCACCCTATCTCGCGCCGCCGGCGTCACCAGAAGACATCGTATCTTTCCTTAACTGGTTGAGAGAATTCGCCGAGAAACGCCGGGAAGTACTTGATCGTGCAGCGGCGCGGCTGGCGGAGGGCCACCAAGCTCGCATTACCGATATCTGGGCTGGGGAAAAGCCTGGTGACACGCCGATGATTTCAATTTTTCGCAACGGCGATAATGCATTCGTTTCTAAGCGCGGCGCGGCAGTCGGTGACTTCCCCAAAACAAGTTGGGTCCTCGACTTGCCACTGCTCGAACTGATGCTTTACAACGGTGCCGTCGTCAATTTCGATCTGTTCGGCGATGTAGGTTCATGGTTGGCGCTTCGCGAGGGCTTTGGACTTTTGCGCCGCACTGCGGAGTCGAACTTTCTGCGCTTCCTGCCCGCAGATCAGCGTCAGGAAATTTACGACAGTTGGTACGGCGGCAAGCTCACCGAGCTGCGTCGAGCCCGATTACTCGATTTTGGCCCGGACACCACGGTGCCGACGGCCATCAAATTCAAGACGGACGACCCCAAAACAGAATTCCAAAAAATGCTGCTCGAACACGTCCGTTTCACGGAGAAAGCTGACCCGATCAATCGGTCCGTAACCGGAGATAGCCCAGGACACCTGATTGAGACCCTGCGTTCGATTACCAATGCATCGAAACAGCAGCCCGACTGGCGCAAATTCAAGACACTATTGCCGGAAGCGACCCTATTGCTAATTGAAGCGCCAGGCAAAGATCCGCGTGTCTACACGATGTCACTTAACCGTGATTTCCTCACCAAAGGCGCTGCAACGAGCCTGCTCCAGGAAGAAAATCCGAGCAAAGCCACAGTTACCATCTACCCGGGTATCCAGACCGCATACCCCAATTTTTCCTTCCGGATTGCGGAATCGGAACTGGACGACTTCGCGAAGGCGCTGATCGCGGCTGAGACAGCAGATGACCTGGAGTCGATTGTAAAACGGTGGGGCGTACGACGTTCCAGCCCTGTCTTCTGGCACGTCATGCAGAGCTTCACCGACTATGTCCGTCGTATAGATCCCCTTAAGGCCGCCACGTTCGACATCAATCGCTACAAGAACCTTTGA
- a CDS encoding carbohydrate porin, whose product MAKAAETLTTHVVTATRTAACAAVLCCALGVDPSRAGENISGFTYLDNPTTETTAETFGPTSSNCLSIANVAPVLLPYVNNGPVFGLPGTIVGDISERTQLTGDWGGQRTALAEKGVFMDVYTTFAYQSITSGGLDEVDASINNVQISINVDTGRAGLWRGGVLHFTAQGRTGSSFDDQFAVGSSIPQYLDLLLPGAKLDNDIYPSDFYLLQSITPKTGVIVGVINGLYLPDQTLFGDAHRYAFTNFSFNKNPLFANFFGPTAVAALGAYAPSESLVFTGGVLDPYTVANDYSDTFDAVNLYGQATFTYSAGGRPGQVTGAVNWTNQEKLNLDDPFEPFTPLQIAELLTTTDLSISDLDLSLNNIDSSYFAIGNFSQYLLVKDDPTSIKEKLKSGQQLRGLGLFGRFGYAPEKSNVLAAHASLALYGRGLSNQRPIDSFGAGVYYNRISRGLTDGLSDLTLGAIDVDDEVGIEAFYDFALTPAVRLIASYQWIQNPLLAQVVSNEDHANVFFARISVAW is encoded by the coding sequence ATGGCGAAAGCAGCTGAAACACTGACCACTCACGTAGTCACTGCCACTCGAACCGCAGCCTGTGCCGCAGTCTTATGCTGTGCACTTGGCGTAGATCCCAGTCGCGCAGGTGAAAATATCAGCGGTTTCACTTATCTGGATAATCCAACCACGGAGACAACCGCTGAGACTTTCGGGCCTACGAGTTCTAACTGCCTCTCGATTGCCAACGTCGCCCCTGTCTTGCTGCCGTACGTCAACAACGGACCGGTATTTGGCTTGCCGGGAACGATCGTCGGTGATATCTCCGAACGCACTCAGCTAACCGGTGACTGGGGTGGGCAGCGCACTGCTCTGGCCGAGAAGGGTGTGTTCATGGATGTCTACACAACATTCGCTTACCAAAGCATAACTTCTGGGGGACTCGATGAAGTCGATGCCTCGATCAATAACGTTCAGATCTCAATTAACGTCGATACTGGCCGCGCCGGGCTGTGGCGTGGCGGTGTACTCCACTTTACCGCGCAGGGACGCACCGGCTCCTCATTTGACGATCAATTTGCCGTGGGCAGCTCCATACCTCAGTATCTAGATCTCCTGTTACCGGGCGCAAAGCTGGACAACGATATATACCCCTCAGATTTCTACCTTCTACAATCGATCACTCCGAAAACCGGGGTGATCGTCGGCGTCATCAACGGTCTGTACCTACCAGATCAAACGCTGTTCGGTGACGCGCATCGGTATGCATTCACCAACTTCAGTTTTAACAAGAACCCCCTATTTGCAAACTTCTTCGGCCCCACCGCAGTGGCAGCTCTCGGCGCTTACGCACCGTCGGAGTCACTTGTATTCACTGGTGGAGTTCTTGATCCCTACACCGTGGCAAATGATTATTCCGATACGTTCGACGCGGTCAATCTCTACGGCCAAGCAACATTCACTTATAGTGCCGGGGGACGACCCGGGCAAGTCACAGGAGCGGTAAATTGGACCAATCAAGAAAAGCTAAACTTGGATGACCCGTTTGAGCCATTTACACCGCTGCAAATTGCGGAACTGTTGACTACTACCGATCTATCAATAAGCGACCTTGACCTTTCACTCAACAACATCGACTCAAGCTATTTCGCCATAGGAAATTTTTCGCAATACCTGTTGGTAAAGGACGACCCGACCAGTATCAAAGAAAAACTTAAGAGTGGTCAGCAGCTGCGCGGACTGGGGCTATTTGGCCGCTTCGGGTATGCACCCGAAAAGTCCAATGTTCTGGCAGCACACGCAAGCCTTGCACTTTATGGACGCGGACTTTCAAACCAGCGACCGATTGACAGCTTCGGTGCTGGCGTTTACTACAACAGAATAAGCCGAGGGCTCACAGATGGCCTAAGTGATCTAACTCTTGGCGCCATAGATGTGGATGACGAAGTAGGCATTGAGGCATTTTATGACTTCGCGTTAACGCCGGCAGTTCGCTTAATCGCCAGCTATCAGTGGATTCAGAATCCATTGCTCGCGCAAGTGG